In the genome of Brachypodium distachyon strain Bd21 chromosome 3, Brachypodium_distachyon_v3.0, whole genome shotgun sequence, the window GCTTATTGGggttagtcgtgtgaaaacgacaatGCTGATCCAACATCACCTCGAACGTATACTTTGGCTTATCCTGCCaaggcttcttttgttctcccttcttgaccctattgctgatttcctgttttctgacgctggctggagctggcatcaggttgatcctgaattgcggcgacatgggctggtCCGTACCGATAATCCGGCTTATCAtctcttctcttgttgcgatgatcttcatgatcgttcctccggaatgccccggcaggattgtatgtcggctgctccctttgtggttctgccggcatcagcgatggctgtgTCGGATCGCTAAGCGCATACATGTCAGCGATTCTGATCATCTCAGATAGAGTGgccggcatctctctttgcagcttctgccacagCATGATGCCGTGTCGGCATCCTTGGGCAGACCATGCTATGgcttgcgattccactatccctttGCAGGAATTGTGGAGATTGTTCAACCTggtcaggtaatcccggtcagtctcgttgtctctttgcttgcacatggacaactgttgaggacgatttggcctcttgtaagtgctagtgaaattgctgacaaaagtTTCCTCGAtgtctatccagcaattgatgatGCCTTCCGGCAAgttgttcagccatatccttgccggtCCTACTAGCAtttggggtacataacgtacagcccatctgcggttgccgcctgccacgctCACCGCcatgacatagtcttccagccaatcttccggcttagtgCTGCCGTCATACGTTCTCGTGCCCCTCGGCAGCTGAAAACCCGGGGCTGGtttctccctcatgatccgatgcgcaaagcaacgcggtcccggagggccttgctcctcTAGAAGCTCGACAAATAAATTCTGtcaagccgatgtcgggcatccTGAGGTGATACTTGTCCGTTCCCAATTCGGGCTCCGAGCGGGCTGAGATTGTCAcgctctcgcctgatataaccctcaTCGCCCATAGCCGGGTACCCGTCATCGTAACGATCATaccggcgatcttcacctcgatggGGGGGTTGCGCCTGACACCCTGCTgtcctgcagcagtattgggtgccggaccccgaggtcggtgtccatGATCAAACGAGTAACGTTCTTGCTGGTCTCGGCGATTGTCGCCAGGACGCAGGCCGCTTTAGCTGTCATCAACCCTCCTGACTATCTGTTTCTCTGCCAGAGCCGGGTCATAACGCTCCTGCTGCTTATTCCGGTCAGAGTTTATGcttttgtcccgtttgccaccaggtgaggacgcttgcttgtcaacGCGGCCACTGGCATCTGCAGCCGAGTGAATAACATAAGACGCGCCGGGTTTGCCGTGCATTCTCATATAcgcctcattctgctcgttaGCTGTTTGGAGCAGCTCTTTCACGCGTAGCTGCTGCTAccgaagtgcctctcccgtaagattcggcaactcctcagccgcagcctcggcagccctgagatttttgacaggggtattgtattttggcttcagtgccgaggcaaaacttgccgacgcTGCTGGTgcacccctgccatctcttgtcatcttggcattcaagttcttacCACGAttacgcacctccccaactcggctagggttagtaaacgcggtagaactaagaccatgggctttgttatactcacggagcgagaTGTCGAGCTGTTGACAAGCGTGAGCGACATCGACTGCTTCCTTTAGCAGCTTCtgtctctccaactccaactccgcctgcagctaggccgggttagcgttcgacgctaccggcgcggtcagccgttcgatggaggcctggatctGAGTTGGCTTCGGTGGTGATGTTCTCCGGTTTCTCCAAGGGGAGCTTCGCCGTTTTGCCGGACTTGGTTGGGACCGCGCCACTTCCTGCAGCATCCCTTCCCGCATCGAcgccatgagccgtcaccatcCACACGATCAGCGGGGTAGTCGGCATTCCGGCCACGAACCGTGCAGATGGCGGGGGGATTTCCGGCCATCGccacctgctctgggtacctgcaGGGACTATCAGTAGCAACATAAACctcgtgcatgccgaagttgatgaagcggcctgcacAAGAAAGCGATGCGCCGTTGAAGCAgccgcgttgttgtcgatgaagcccagagagccgaatctctagACCGAACCGGAGACCATGCGCTCCCCGGTGACGAgaaagcttcccgtccggatgaaaactccagccagcgccgctgctggctttacggtgggcgccaactgtcgtggtggtgtcactgcagatgccataggatggcttaacttggggccgatggacgatggaggatccagaggagggaggacgtgaagagaaacacgcacaagttgcacaagcacacacggatttacccaggttcggagccctcttgccgaggtaagacttctactcctgctttgttgtattagccgagatagagaagttctacaatggcgctccttgagctgtattcttgaagaagaagaaggaggaggaggagaaacccTAAATGTCTAAGTGCACCCCCTCTTTCTAtagaggggtaaggttctatttataggccgcccatgtcacactgacacgTGGGCCGGGTCTAACGTCATCTtctttgggccccgccgggcacgcggcttggttccctccgggtggcactgtgggggacaagacaactttactttttcctggcaccctgcagaaagtaccgctatcctctgGCATCGGTACGTAGGCACTGACCTCTTTTCCttagatgatgatggcgctgctttattttgcaccgcgtggtcaggataagaccgttgagagatctcggctatcgtcgagatcaaggtgctcgtccttatcctgcaaactcataagacaaaatagtcatgccggcatacgcctgagatgccggcttagtgttagtttgatTTCACGATGTCGGCATATATaactatgccggctttgcctccgtcatctcggctagagttgtgtcgccatgaccctacccgggatCATCCCCCTGACAGGTGATGTGTCATGTTATTAATGAGAAAAGAGAGGATTGGAGTAACTAGATATATTACCATCACATCACACTTCCCAACATAAAATGAGTCTATAAAGCTAATAAATGAGGTTTCTATGTTATCACAAATATGTTACTACTCAGTATTGAAGTAGTAACATAAACTAGTAACACATGCATGTTACTACCTTATGTTACTTTTCACTGTGACCAGCCTTATGGTATCCATGGACAACCATCCGATCTTCTTTGGGCTGAAATTAAGGAATTGGACTTTAATGGGCTGGTGTCGCTGTGTCGGGCTGCACTGAGATACACAATGACCGAAAGACTTAAGGCCCAGCCTGGAAAGGCCTTTGCCACGTCTTCCAACTCTATGGCCGAACCTTTTTCTGGCCTCTCGGTTAACTTTTGAGAAACACCGGCCCGTCCACACTTGTGCCGCTCACCGCCGCTCGAGTCCCAAATCCTCTGCTCTGTGATTACCAACCATCACCATTCccctcagaaaaaaaaagcaaccaTCACCATTCACCAGTAGTGCCATGATATTGTACAAAATTTTGGTGCCCTCCAAAAATTTGGAAATATCGGAAACGATTTGGAACTTTGTGTTTGAATTCGATCAAATTTCACCCAGATTTAGAGCATCTATAGTAGATCTTTTATATAGCCGGCATGTAATAGTCGTTTAAGGTAGACCAAAAACGTGTTTACGTGTTTTGCGATATCACAGGGGCTTGGGCGGAATAAATCCATAAATTTATGGATTTACGTGTTTATGTTTAAAGTAGTACCGGTTTACGGTATCGCGCATGCTCGGTGGATTTGACGGAATTCGGCGGTGGCGGACatgtggtggaggtggaggagatgcGGAGTTGGACCTTTGCCGGAGTCCTAGATACAGCGTGTGTCTCGATTTACCGTGGCCCATAAAACTATACAAGGGATCTGTTAGATCCATTAGAGATGCTCTTATCAAAATTGTAACAGAACATAAATTTGTCCAGCACAAAGTTACACAATTAATTACTCAGCCCTCGTTAAGAAAATACAAACAACATATCGGATTTTGTGCTGGGGTGAAATTATAGGCAAAccgatttttctttcttgaaagACTAAATTTTGAAGCTAACAGAAATTACCAAAATATTGCTGAAATGTTAGACCGGGCCGCCACTACTGCAAAGTGATGGCACCCAAGAAGTGCAGTGCAGCTGTGAGGTGTCAAGAGTGGCGGCACCATTTGGCAGAGCTACAATTCTCGGCAATCATCCGTTGCCGTCTCACACCAACCACCATGCAAAATGAGACCACATATAAACCCACGATCACGAGAAACCCATCTCATTTACAAAAAGGCCCTATGACCGCGTGagacccttttcttttcctgcctCACGTAACTGCTAACAGTGGACCACCTCAGTTCTCACCTGAATCTTCGTCCTGGCCACACAACGCAAGCGATCACGGATGACTTTCCCCAATCATCAGATCGCTTTAATCCCCACAATATATAAACGCATATTGTCTCTCACCAAAACGCATGCAATCCTCGTACGAGACGCTCTACCGATCTATCCACAGCTAGAAATGGCAGACGACGAagcgaagacgacgacgacgacgaagtaCCCGCTGAACCGGGAGTCGTACCGGCTGCTGTGCAAGATCGGGAGCGGCGTGAGCGCCGTGGTGTACAAGGCGGCGTGCCTGCCGCTGGGTTCGGCGCCGGTGGCCATCAAGGCCATCGACCTGGAGCGCTCCCGGGCGAACCTGGAGGACGTGTGGCGGGAGGCCAAGGCCATGGCGCTGCTGTCCCACGCCAACGTGCTGCGCGCGCACTGCTCCTTCACGGTGGGCAGCCACCTGTGGGTGGTCATGCCGTTCATGGCCGCCGGCTCGCTGCACTCCATCCTCTCCCACGGCTTCCCCGACGGCGTCCCGGAGCCCTGCGTCGCCATCGCCCTCAGGGACACGCTCCACGCGCTGGCTTACCTCCACGGCCAGGGCCGCATCCACCGCGACATCAAGGCCGGGAACATACTTGTGGACTCCGATGGCACCGTGAAATTGGGGGATTTTGGGGTGTCCGCGTCCATCTACGAGACATCGGCGGCTACTTCCTTCTGCCACGTCCCTCGTGGTAGCCGTGGGACTCGTGGAAAGGCGGCTGTGCTGAGTTCTTCTTCTGGGACTTCGAGCTCTTACTTCAGCGACATGGCCGGGACGCCGTACTGGATGGCGCCGGAGGTGATCCACTCGCACGTCGGCTACGGCATCAAGGCCGACATCTGGTCCTTCGGCATCACGGCGCTCGAGCTCGCGCACGGCCGCCCGCCGCTCTCGCACCTGCCGCCGTCCAAGTCCATGCTGTTGCGGGTCACGAGCTCCTCCCGCGTccggctggagctggagctggagcacGACGCCAACAGGaacagcaagaagaagaagctctcCAGGGCGTTCAGGGACATGGTGGCATCCTGCCTCTGCCACGACCCGTCCAAGCGGCCCTCGGCCGAGAAGCTTCTCCGGCACCCGTTTTTCAAAGGATGCCGATCCAAGGACTACCTCGTCCGTAACGTGCTCGTCGTCGTGCCGAGCATCGAGGAGCGCTGCAATGAGGATGAAGACACGGAGGAACTCCTCTGCTGCGCCTGTGCCTCTGCAGGGGAGGCGCGCTGCGTGTCGCCGTGCCATCGGCAGCAGACGGCGACGACGAACATCGTCAAGAACCGTCGGATCAGCGGCTGGAACTTCAACGCGGACGCCCCGCAGAAGGGAGACGAGCAGCGGTTCCTTGGTCcgttcgacgacgacgaagacgatgaCATGGATGAACGGGGAGCTTGCAAAtgcgccggagacgaagaagaagataagGAGATGATAATACAGCAGCAAGGTGTTGATGATCGAGAgaaggaggatgaggaggggTTAGGATTGAAAGGACTGATGGTTCCACATCTGATGACTATCTTGGGGAGCCTCGAAATGGGGAAAAGGATGCTGACACAAGAGCTAGATCAAGGTGGCTGCGGCTATCGCCTTGACGGCGGCTGTGAGACGACGGCAAGGGAGGAGATTCTGCTTGCGTACGTCTGCCAGCTCGAGCGGAGGGTGGAAGTGCTCGCcttggaggtggaggaggagatcacCAGAAACGCCCACCTCGAGGAAGAACTTCTTCAGGAGAGGGCTCATGTCGATCAGATAACTTCATCTCAGGCATCTGGTAGCAATTAATATGATTCCGTCCATGGGCCAGCATCTGGTAGCAGTTAATAAGGGCCCATGGACCCATACTACGGTAGATAGATATTGCAAGGCCCATGGATCAATACTACGGTAGATAGATGTATTGCACTTGCTCGAACAAGTTCTGAAAAAATCAGAGAgggttgcaacttgcaacaCCCGAATTTGTAGTAGCAATATTCAATACTCATACTTTTTGTTGGTACTTGGTCGATATTAGCATTACAAGATATATATGAACTTATTTCTGAATTCTTCAGAACAAAAAACATACTTATTTCTAAGCAAATGGTGCGGGGACAGACAGTAAAGTAGGAGCGTGAAGGAGTTGTGAAAGTCACCTCAAGCGGTTCAGCCGGACTCTAAATCGAACTGCTTCATCCcatacatattaattgtcgaaaattacatgtatctagacgttttttagacatagatacatttatatttggacaaaatttcgacaattaatatggatcggagggggtAACTGATTCTACTGCATTTTCTCTTGTTGAGTTCATAGAACATGGACAATTTCtctgccatttttttttcaaaacggaggcaaaagctttgcctcgtctcattaattaagaagaagTTTCGATGCCCGGTTAATTAA includes:
- the LOC100836354 gene encoding serine/threonine-protein kinase BLUS1 is translated as MADDEAKTTTTTKYPLNRESYRLLCKIGSGVSAVVYKAACLPLGSAPVAIKAIDLERSRANLEDVWREAKAMALLSHANVLRAHCSFTVGSHLWVVMPFMAAGSLHSILSHGFPDGVPEPCVAIALRDTLHALAYLHGQGRIHRDIKAGNILVDSDGTVKLGDFGVSASIYETSAATSFCHVPRGSRGTRGKAAVLSSSSGTSSSYFSDMAGTPYWMAPEVIHSHVGYGIKADIWSFGITALELAHGRPPLSHLPPSKSMLLRVTSSSRVRLELELEHDANRNSKKKKLSRAFRDMVASCLCHDPSKRPSAEKLLRHPFFKGCRSKDYLVRNVLVVVPSIEERCNEDEDTEELLCCACASAGEARCVSPCHRQQTATTNIVKNRRISGWNFNADAPQKGDEQRFLGPFDDDEDDDMDERGACKCAGDEEEDKEMIIQQQGVDDREKEDEEGLGLKGLMVPHLMTILGSLEMGKRMLTQELDQGGCGYRLDGGCETTAREEILLAYVCQLERRVEVLALEVEEEITRNAHLEEELLQERAHVDQITSSQASGSN